One region of Glycine max cultivar Williams 82 chromosome 9, Glycine_max_v4.0, whole genome shotgun sequence genomic DNA includes:
- the LOC121172843 gene encoding uncharacterized protein, giving the protein MSLMIIKRGIPEVFRGIVSDDITSAKDFLAEIEKLFAKSDKAETSTLLQNLIYMRYQVSYGEPFNTKLRGTKRRIDNTNSRALWYKRLGHISKNKIERLVSNRILDSIDFISFDVCVECIKDMTVQVNNVRGLLPGEYFVGRDLDKK; this is encoded by the exons ATGAGTCTTATGATCATTAAGCGTGGCATTCCTGAGGTCTTCAGGGGCATTGTTTCAGATGATATAACTAGTGCCAAAGATTTCCTTGCTGAAATTGAAAAGCTCTTTGCAAAAAGCGATAAGGCGGAAACAAGTACTCTCCTTCAGAACTTGATTTACATGAGGTATCAAG TTTCCTATGGTGAACCCTTTAATACAAAATTACGTGGTACTAAGCGTAGAATTGATAATACAAACTCAAGAGCATTATGGTACAAGCGCTTAGGTCACATCTCTAAGAACAAAATTGAACGACTTGTGTCAAATAGAATCTTGGATTCCATTGATTTCATAAgctttgatgtttgtgttgaatGCATTAAAG ATATGACGGTTCAGGTGAACAACGTCCGAGGCCTTTTGCCAGGTGAATACTttgtgggacgtgatttggataagaaatga